One Defluviitoga tunisiensis genomic window carries:
- a CDS encoding HD domain-containing protein yields MNKEDALILLKQYIKTDTLISHCLAVGAIMKELAYKLNKEPEKWEITGILHDLDYEMTKNNPDIHALKTVEILDDMVDQDIKDAILAHNEKKTLQKDIEIALYSADQLSGLITAAALVRPNKDISGLSVKSLKKKYKDKAFARSVERDKINEITKLGISLDDFFELAIKGMATIENELNLNSKS; encoded by the coding sequence TTGAATAAAGAAGACGCTCTAATACTTCTTAAACAATACATAAAAACAGATACTCTTATATCTCATTGTTTAGCTGTAGGAGCAATAATGAAAGAATTAGCTTATAAACTAAATAAAGAACCAGAAAAATGGGAAATAACAGGTATATTACATGATCTAGATTACGAAATGACTAAAAACAATCCGGATATTCATGCACTAAAAACTGTTGAAATTCTTGATGATATGGTAGATCAAGACATAAAAGATGCTATTTTAGCACATAATGAAAAAAAGACACTCCAGAAAGATATAGAAATAGCTTTATATAGTGCTGATCAACTTTCCGGCTTAATAACTGCGGCAGCGTTAGTTAGGCCTAATAAAGATATAAGCGGCTTGTCGGTTAAATCTTTAAAGAAAAAATATAAAGATAAAGCTTTTGCACGAAGTGTTGAAAGAGATAAGATTAATGAAATTACGAAACTAGGTATTTCATTAGATGATTTTTTTGAATTGGCTATAAAAGGAATGGCAACAATAGAAAATGAATTAAACTTAAACAGCAAGTCTTAA